From the genome of Gallus gallus isolate bGalGal1 chromosome 24, bGalGal1.mat.broiler.GRCg7b, whole genome shotgun sequence, one region includes:
- the LOC124417386 gene encoding microtubule-associated protein 1B-like, translating into MGGLLGKNKRLCVFPKKVTFRKTKGKKASGTAGMSCDASTWTGENHFYSARIGRTPRAPEPSLAQSDSLNTPEGESAAQAKKDVGAASLHIQHTEVSLRASSRDARNSEEPQDPETKPSTEGMKNQKLAEQPKQEAQSARGNLQGMRKAQADEHPTGACIPHEQPSCRDDEVRPLTETTVKAEVHVCAEAQGEVQPARVESRLSIPAEEDATVLCDSEETREGKDHHEVPVEKAAESPPALCTMQESELLLKAMETREDITSMQRGAEKQAGEEKAHFSAKASPDPHLEHDKEVPTQEYVEENAFESEQAEEQTEVGDDGQTSNEIPCCQAETQAALQDKEEIKASNGGKQPADEEC; encoded by the coding sequence ATGGGTGGTCTTCTTGGCAAGAACAAGAGGCTCTGTGTGTTCCCTAAGAAAGTTACTTTTCGTAAGACCAAGGGGAAAAAGGCATCTGGGACTGCAGGTATGTCCTGTGATGCTTCAACGTGGACTGGGGAGAACCATTTTTATTCAGCACGCATAGGAAGGACCCCCAGAGCCCCTGAACCTTCTCTTGCACAGTCAGATTCCTTAAACACCCCTGAAGGTGAATCTGCTGCTCAAGCTAAAAAGGATGTAGGAGCTGCATCTCTGCACATACAACATACTGAGGTCTCACTTCGTGCCTCTTCTAGAGATGCACGCAATAGTGAGGAGCCACAGGACCCTGAAACCAAACCCAGCACAGAGGGGATGAAGAACCAGAAGCTTGCTGAGCAGCCAAAACAAGAAGCCCAATCTGCCAGAGGCAATCTACAAGGGATGAGGAAAGCTCAAGCTGATGAGCATCCTACTGGTGCCTGTATACCCCATGAGCAACCCAGCTGCAGGGATGATGAAGTGAGGCCTCTCACTGAGACAACTGTGAAGGCTGAAGTCCACGTGTGTGCAGAAGCCCAAGGTGAGGTTCAGCCTGCTAGAGTGGAGTCCAGGCTGTCAATCCCTGCAGAAGAAGATGCAACAGTTCTGTGTGATTCAGAGGAAACTCGTGAGGGAAAGGATCATCATGAAGTGCCTGTGGAGAAGGCAGCTGAGTCCCCACCTGCTCTGTGTACCATGCAGGAGTCAGAGCTGCTTTTGAAGGCCATGGAGACAAGAGAAGACATCACAAGTATGCAGAGAGgtgcagaaaagcaagcaggagaagagaaagcacacTTTTCTGCTAAAGCCTCACCTGATCCCCACTTGGAACATGATAAAGAGGTTCCTACTCAGGAGTAtgtggaagaaaatgcttttgaatCAGAGCAAGCTGAAGAACAGACTGAGGTTGGTGATGATGGACAAACATCAAATGAGATCCCATGCTGCCAGGCAGAAacccaggctgctctgcaggataAGGAGGAGATCAAAGCCAGCAATGGGGGAAAACAGCCTGCTGATGAGGAGTGTTGA